A window of the Desulfobacula toluolica Tol2 genome harbors these coding sequences:
- a CDS encoding sigma-54-dependent transcriptional regulator, translated as MTALILAVDDEQDMTRLLQRTLEPEIDCRVSRAFSAKMALSILEQEVFDLVICDIRMPGMGGFELLEHIKTHYPDLTVVMLTAFGNIESAVKAIKKGAYDFIPKPFEQDEIIFKIQKALERSLLLKENKRLLKEKATDPFELIGKSEPMQRVFDQINLIAASDVTVLITGESGTGKDLTARSIHALSPRKDKPFIPVNCPTIPEHILESELFGYKKGAFTNATRDKEGLFQEADKGTIFLDEIGDIGPSIQTKLLRVLQEKEIKPLGSTKVKKVDIRIIASTNRNLKQKMADNEFRQDFFYRLNVLPIELPPLRDRITDIPLICEHLVAKHCKKMKKKLKKISSEVMDLLMKQPWPGNVRELENILVQGILYSKNDTLLICDIPIKDLAQTTKNLPGLDNNSLASLSYKEAKEKILREFNHDYIGARLSMSKGNITRAAKHCRMDRQALQQIMKRFDIDPKLFR; from the coding sequence ATGACGGCACTTATACTTGCAGTTGATGATGAACAGGATATGACAAGGCTTTTGCAGCGAACCCTTGAACCGGAAATTGATTGCAGGGTTTCCAGGGCGTTTTCAGCAAAAATGGCCCTGTCCATCCTGGAACAGGAAGTTTTTGACCTGGTTATCTGCGATATCAGGATGCCGGGCATGGGCGGATTTGAACTGCTCGAACATATTAAAACCCATTACCCTGATCTGACCGTGGTCATGCTCACTGCATTCGGCAATATCGAGTCGGCTGTAAAAGCGATCAAAAAAGGGGCCTATGACTTTATTCCCAAGCCTTTTGAACAGGACGAAATAATTTTCAAAATCCAAAAAGCCCTTGAAAGAAGTCTGTTGTTAAAAGAAAACAAGCGGCTGTTAAAAGAAAAGGCAACAGATCCATTTGAATTGATCGGAAAAAGCGAACCCATGCAGCGGGTGTTTGATCAAATCAACCTGATTGCAGCAAGTGATGTCACTGTATTGATCACAGGGGAATCAGGAACTGGAAAAGATTTAACAGCCAGATCCATCCATGCTTTGAGTCCTCGAAAAGACAAACCCTTTATCCCGGTGAATTGCCCGACCATTCCCGAACATATTTTGGAAAGTGAGTTGTTCGGATATAAAAAAGGCGCATTTACCAATGCCACCAGAGACAAGGAAGGGCTTTTTCAGGAAGCCGACAAGGGAACGATTTTTCTGGACGAAATCGGGGATATCGGGCCTTCCATCCAGACAAAACTGCTCAGGGTGCTTCAGGAAAAAGAGATCAAACCCCTTGGCAGTACAAAGGTCAAAAAAGTGGATATCAGGATCATTGCCTCCACCAACAGGAACCTGAAACAGAAAATGGCTGACAATGAATTCAGACAGGATTTTTTTTACCGGTTAAATGTACTTCCCATTGAATTGCCGCCCCTAAGAGACAGGATCACCGATATCCCGTTAATTTGTGAACACCTTGTGGCAAAACATTGCAAAAAAATGAAAAAAAAATTGAAAAAAATTTCCAGCGAGGTTATGGATCTGCTGATGAAACAACCTTGGCCCGGAAATGTACGAGAGCTTGAAAATATCCTTGTCCAGGGCATTTTGTATTCAAAGAACGATACCCTGCTCATTTGCGATATCCCCATAAAAGATTTGGCTCAAACAACAAAAAATCTTCCGGGGCTTGACAACAATAGCCTGGCATCCTTGTCCTATAAGGAAGCAAAAGAGAAAATTTTAAGGGAATTTAATCACGATTATATAGGGGCAAGGCTTTCCATGAGCAAAGGCAATATCACCCGGGCTGCCAAACACTGCCGCATGGACCGCCAGGCTTTGCAGCAGATCATGAAACGGTTTGATATTGATCCGAAACTTTTCAGATAA
- a CDS encoding two-component system sensor histidine kinase NtrB, which produces MIISFVPILAVDVIGSVAMVVVALLCLYKAKRLREMDSDNAVFLYLLWISTGFTVFAVSRSFGHILRQFLILTSNADAWQAITSYSGSVNTGSFMLVGLITLFFNQSWNINEKIHSSRKKLEDTHIKLMDLNQTLENKVIERTERLTSSEHKCRRIFEQSLDTIMVTDKDFKIMEINPAGIELTGYSWDEMILKKMTVGSFFTDLSEWEKISSKIDSKEYILNEETEFLRPDNSSLLVLMTAGVDYGAFGCEKSYHFIIKNVNEKRVMEQQIAQADKLAALGELSAGVAHEINNPLGIILGYTQLLLKQEPEHQEDLKIIEKHVHNCKTVVSDLLSFSRKGPSTLSVVDINKVVDGVVKFLSNHSDFRNIEMTLNPHTGDRLNIIGNDQELSQVMVNLVINACHAVDKKGRIDIATQKTEGNKILIMVKDNGKGIEKENLSRIFDPFFTTKPVGQGTGLGLSVGYGIIKRHQGDIRVKSSKGKGTVFTISLPADRSGIQAKKRQDKNDGTYTCS; this is translated from the coding sequence ATGATAATCTCGTTTGTTCCCATACTGGCCGTGGATGTGATAGGGTCTGTGGCCATGGTGGTGGTGGCGCTTCTCTGCCTTTACAAGGCAAAAAGGTTGCGGGAAATGGACTCTGACAATGCGGTTTTTCTGTACCTGTTGTGGATCAGTACGGGTTTTACAGTATTTGCCGTATCCAGATCATTCGGCCATATTTTAAGACAGTTTCTCATTCTCACATCCAATGCAGATGCCTGGCAAGCAATCACCTCCTATTCCGGCAGTGTAAACACCGGGTCTTTCATGCTGGTGGGGCTGATCACGCTTTTTTTCAACCAGAGCTGGAACATTAACGAAAAAATTCATTCAAGCCGCAAAAAACTTGAGGACACTCACATAAAACTTATGGATCTCAACCAGACTCTGGAAAATAAAGTTATTGAAAGAACCGAACGGCTAACCAGCAGCGAGCATAAGTGCCGCAGAATATTTGAGCAATCTCTGGATACCATCATGGTAACGGACAAAGACTTTAAAATCATGGAAATCAATCCGGCCGGCATAGAACTGACAGGATACAGCTGGGATGAAATGATCCTAAAAAAGATGACTGTGGGCAGTTTTTTCACTGATTTGTCTGAATGGGAAAAAATCAGCAGCAAGATTGATTCAAAAGAATATATTTTAAACGAGGAAACGGAATTTTTAAGACCGGATAACTCGTCCCTGCTGGTTCTGATGACTGCCGGGGTTGATTATGGCGCATTTGGATGTGAAAAATCCTATCATTTTATCATCAAGAATGTGAATGAAAAAAGAGTGATGGAACAGCAGATTGCCCAGGCAGACAAGCTGGCAGCCTTAGGTGAATTGTCAGCCGGTGTGGCCCATGAGATCAACAACCCCCTGGGGATTATCCTGGGATATACACAATTGCTGTTAAAACAGGAACCAGAGCATCAAGAAGATCTTAAAATCATAGAAAAGCATGTACACAATTGCAAAACCGTTGTATCGGATCTGCTATCTTTTTCACGAAAAGGCCCTTCCACATTGAGTGTTGTTGATATCAACAAGGTGGTGGACGGGGTGGTAAAATTTTTATCCAACCATTCTGATTTCAGAAATATTGAAATGACATTAAATCCGCACACAGGTGACAGGCTCAATATTATCGGCAATGACCAGGAGCTTTCACAGGTGATGGTGAACCTTGTCATCAACGCCTGTCATGCAGTTGACAAGAAAGGCAGAATTGATATTGCCACTCAGAAAACAGAAGGAAACAAAATCCTTATCATGGTAAAGGATAATGGCAAGGGGATTGAAAAAGAAAATTTATCCAGAATTTTTGATCCGTTTTTCACCACCAAGCCGGTTGGACAGGGGACGGGACTCGGCCTTTCTGTTGGATATGGAATTATCAAACGGCACCAGGGTGATATCCGTGTAAAAAGCAGCAAAGGCAAAGGAACGGTTTTTACCATCAGCCTTCCCGCCGACAGATCCGGGATACAGGCAAAAAAAAGGCAGGATAAAAATGACGGCACTTATACTTGCAGTTGA
- a CDS encoding EMC3/TMCO1 family protein, which translates to MDDFLDRVWVPIEAFLSGAVVFFDTILSPLEILGPGFVIFFIAFVVVCITRIIARVYVTKRYVRLKEDFSHWKEVREEAMKHPDREKAKALAKNIDQAQLNKAYYDYFFEGLLKNLISTVLPILLTAAYVTKIYTPQTLLTRFGNEWIFTFWFGASFQVNVSSLFWFVICLLLAFILLAILKKVFKKRNG; encoded by the coding sequence ATGGACGATTTTTTAGACAGGGTATGGGTTCCCATTGAAGCTTTTTTAAGCGGGGCAGTGGTATTTTTCGATACCATTTTATCCCCCCTTGAGATTCTGGGTCCGGGATTTGTGATATTTTTTATTGCCTTTGTTGTCGTCTGCATCACACGAATAATAGCACGAGTTTATGTGACCAAAAGATATGTGAGGCTCAAAGAAGATTTTTCCCACTGGAAGGAAGTAAGAGAAGAGGCAATGAAACATCCGGACAGGGAAAAAGCAAAAGCTCTGGCAAAAAATATCGACCAGGCACAATTAAACAAGGCCTATTATGATTATTTTTTTGAAGGTCTTTTAAAGAACCTGATCTCAACTGTTCTTCCAATATTATTGACGGCAGCCTATGTGACGAAAATTTACACACCCCAAACCCTTTTAACCCGGTTTGGAAATGAATGGATATTTACCTTTTGGTTTGGTGCCTCGTTTCAGGTGAATGTCAGCTCTTTGTTCTGGTTCGTTATATGCCTGCTCCTTGCATTTATCCTCTTGGCCATTCTTAAAAAGGTGTTTAAAAAACGCAATGGTTAA
- a CDS encoding sulfite exporter TauE/SafE family protein, with product MKKLFMYFFMMAMVLLVAAQVSYAQTGISASSYKAGDVVQIKGKIAPGQDLYLAIAQQEMFAPKDTNGVHEVKKFKKETQKGAFDMDTAISPLYYLITNVPEKFGKVDKKKFGGPSVLLGKGNGIYSTTMFYLKKNFDDVDATARAMMGPIATDKQWNFFRWANENAYGINTIVKEGNRKGKVVIFSRSVITDQSSGNYWDKDTSVQLDKTTGEFTVSFKSFRHTPPNTKFDVYVNSAKLGDYTIEKNGYWLNKGFRYMNPLWIVIGAILVGTYFSMIGAAGGMLMAAFQVLVVNTMGPVGINAANVLKPSNMALTLFSPLGSFWRYAMVEKRVAWPVGLSFGVGIFIGSIWLGKYVSAVLPMQAYKEWLAVLVVIMGIKTLMEMTPKAMNKRKNIKAMTQKFNKEIAAAKAEGRSAEMGSIEPIKTGLMDYRFKFWGEEFRINPLLFAILGVAIGVVSRSFGIGGGFLLVPAMTTLGALPMYVAVPISLIGTCFSSIGSFIGYLMTGYLPDMTLAIAIIIGGFAGGMLGSRAQKMFSEMTLKVVLAITLFFLFFRFFKIEIWI from the coding sequence ATGAAGAAACTTTTTATGTATTTTTTTATGATGGCAATGGTGTTGCTTGTTGCTGCCCAGGTATCATATGCCCAAACCGGCATATCTGCATCCTCGTATAAGGCGGGAGATGTGGTTCAGATCAAAGGCAAAATCGCTCCCGGTCAGGATCTGTACCTGGCCATTGCCCAGCAGGAGATGTTTGCCCCAAAAGACACCAATGGTGTCCATGAAGTCAAAAAATTTAAAAAAGAGACCCAAAAAGGGGCCTTTGATATGGATACGGCCATTTCGCCGTTGTATTATCTGATCACAAATGTACCTGAAAAATTCGGCAAAGTGGACAAGAAAAAGTTCGGCGGTCCCTCTGTCCTGCTGGGCAAAGGCAACGGGATCTACAGCACCACCATGTTTTACCTGAAAAAAAATTTTGACGATGTGGATGCCACGGCCCGTGCCATGATGGGTCCAATCGCCACGGACAAACAATGGAATTTTTTCAGGTGGGCCAATGAAAACGCCTATGGTATCAATACCATTGTCAAAGAAGGCAACCGTAAAGGCAAGGTGGTTATTTTTTCAAGAAGCGTTATCACTGACCAGTCCAGCGGCAATTACTGGGACAAGGACACTTCTGTTCAGCTGGATAAAACCACGGGTGAATTTACCGTTTCTTTTAAATCCTTCAGGCATACCCCTCCCAACACCAAATTTGACGTGTATGTGAACAGTGCCAAATTAGGCGATTATACCATAGAAAAAAACGGATACTGGCTCAACAAGGGTTTCAGGTATATGAATCCTTTGTGGATCGTCATCGGCGCTATTCTTGTGGGCACTTATTTTTCAATGATTGGTGCAGCCGGCGGCATGCTAATGGCTGCTTTTCAGGTACTGGTTGTCAACACAATGGGACCTGTGGGCATCAATGCCGCCAATGTGTTAAAGCCCTCCAACATGGCCCTTACCCTGTTTTCCCCCTTGGGATCTTTCTGGCGGTACGCAATGGTTGAAAAACGGGTGGCATGGCCGGTGGGACTCTCCTTTGGCGTGGGAATTTTTATCGGTTCCATCTGGCTGGGCAAATATGTGTCTGCGGTTCTTCCCATGCAAGCCTATAAAGAATGGCTGGCTGTCCTGGTGGTTATCATGGGCATCAAAACCCTTATGGAAATGACACCCAAGGCCATGAACAAAAGAAAAAACATCAAGGCCATGACCCAGAAATTCAACAAAGAGATCGCTGCTGCCAAAGCAGAAGGACGTTCCGCTGAAATGGGCAGTATTGAACCGATAAAAACAGGTCTTATGGATTACAGGTTTAAATTCTGGGGTGAAGAGTTCAGAATTAACCCGCTGCTTTTCGCTATCCTGGGGGTTGCCATTGGTGTGGTATCCAGGTCATTTGGGATCGGCGGGGGATTTCTCCTGGTTCCCGCCATGACCACCCTGGGCGCGCTTCCCATGTATGTGGCGGTTCCCATCTCCCTTATCGGCACCTGTTTTTCCAGTATCGGTTCGTTCATCGGCTATTTGATGACCGGCTATTTGCCGGACATGACTCTTGCCATTGCCATTATTATCGGCGGATTTGCCGGTGGCATGCTGGGCAGCCGGGCACAGAAAATGTTCTCTGAAATGACCTTAAAAGTGGTTCTGGCCATTACACTATTTTTCTTGTTCTTCAGATTTTTTAAGATTGAAATCTGGATATGA
- a CDS encoding 2Fe-2S iron-sulfur cluster-binding protein yields MTDKSSMIAITIDGKKILAKKNQTILQAAKENQIQIPHLCYHPALKPSGSCKLCGVEVKSPSGRQVVMLSCILKVKENLSVKTESQLVKTHRKKAFNALLQMAPDSARIRELAQAFEVAVSPPPDGCIRCRLCIRVCNEIVKARALKMVKTQNGNRVMPEAGRCIGCGTCANLCPTNTIKVTDRDNVRTVSIKGETIGRLPLERCEGCGNRYATTRFLRHVEESTLDHPDTKEHHHLCPSCIKLMSNRAVTERERIKK; encoded by the coding sequence ATGACTGATAAAAGCTCCATGATTGCCATTACAATTGACGGCAAAAAAATTTTGGCAAAAAAAAACCAGACCATTCTCCAGGCAGCCAAGGAAAACCAGATTCAAATTCCCCATTTGTGTTACCACCCTGCCCTGAAACCGTCCGGGTCCTGTAAGCTTTGCGGCGTTGAAGTCAAATCTCCTTCCGGCAGGCAGGTGGTGATGCTGTCGTGCATTCTCAAAGTCAAAGAAAACCTGTCTGTAAAAACCGAATCACAGCTTGTAAAGACCCATCGGAAAAAAGCCTTTAACGCCTTGTTGCAGATGGCACCGGATTCCGCCCGGATCAGGGAACTTGCACAGGCGTTTGAAGTTGCCGTTAGCCCGCCGCCCGACGGATGTATCAGGTGCAGGCTTTGTATCAGGGTCTGCAATGAGATTGTAAAGGCCAGGGCCTTGAAAATGGTAAAAACCCAAAACGGCAACCGTGTGATGCCGGAGGCGGGACGCTGCATCGGGTGCGGCACCTGTGCCAATCTTTGTCCGACCAATACCATCAAGGTAACGGACCGGGACAATGTCAGAACTGTTTCCATAAAAGGTGAGACCATAGGCCGGCTTCCGCTGGAAAGATGTGAGGGGTGCGGAAACCGTTATGCCACAACCCGGTTTCTCAGGCATGTGGAAGAAAGCACACTTGACCACCCGGATACAAAGGAACATCACCATCTGTGTCCATCCTGTATAAAATTGATGTCAAACCGGGCTGTTACGGAAAGAGAAAGGATAAAAAAATGA
- a CDS encoding CBS domain-containing protein codes for MKVKNLLKDNAGCFHIIDQDQTVEQALKLMSGYSVSALVVMTKTASQGIFTERDLVRCHILFPDRNISTIQIKEVMTSKLIVVEPEDTIDNAMGMMIKAKIRHLPVVSDGRIKGMICLEDLVKKHVGVLTQELHYLKDYISDLQDAAHD; via the coding sequence ATGAAGGTAAAAAATCTTTTAAAAGACAATGCCGGCTGTTTTCATATCATAGATCAGGACCAGACAGTTGAGCAGGCCCTGAAATTAATGTCCGGCTATAGTGTATCCGCCCTGGTGGTAATGACAAAAACAGCATCCCAGGGTATTTTCACGGAACGGGACCTGGTACGGTGCCACATCCTTTTCCCGGACAGGAATATCAGCACTATTCAAATCAAAGAGGTAATGACATCCAAACTGATTGTGGTTGAACCTGAAGACACAATTGACAATGCCATGGGAATGATGATCAAGGCTAAAATCCGCCATCTGCCTGTGGTGTCAGACGGTCGGATCAAGGGAATGATCTGCCTGGAAGATCTGGTGAAAAAACATGTCGGTGTTCTGACCCAGGAGCTTCACTATCTCAAAGACTATATTTCAGATCTTCAGGATGCAGCTCATGACTGA
- a CDS encoding peptidase associated/transthyretin-like domain-containing protein → MQFQRGNKIEVFKKSEDEAWEPYMDDFIGIHGFVTDPDNTINDPDALIEVSLEGKGTHRLPQDCLRLIGQP, encoded by the coding sequence ATGCAGTTCCAGCGAGGCAATAAAATCGAGGTGTTTAAAAAATCAGAAGACGAGGCATGGGAACCTTATATGGATGATTTTATCGGGATTCACGGATTTGTGACTGACCCGGATAATACCATCAATGATCCTGATGCATTAATCGAGGTCAGCCTTGAGGGTAAAGGCACCCACCGGCTGCCCCAGGATTGTTTGAGATTGATCGGGCAACCCTGA
- a CDS encoding NAD(P)-binding protein produces the protein MAEKTCPVRQTIIYISEQIGSGVLTDPRGRRISEQILQLTEEIAEGAGSLDHLSAIDSLVKEYFYENSPLPNHETGKTLKNILKEHREIFQSHIDSRNCPSHDCGKLAPSPCQMACPAGIDVPTYLALIARGKDAKAIEVIRRDNPFPWVCGLVCTRPCEMMCVRARIDTPISIKFLKAFAAERAMSDRAYKNPEKKPDNGKQVCVVGAGPGGLSAAYYLALMGYKVRVIEALPFPGGMLMVGIPRYRLPREVIDREVAMIEELGVQISYNTRFGKDVTFDALKKEGYDAFFIAIGAHKSWSLDIKGEKDFPKVLDAVTFLKDVALGNHHAPGRHVVIVGGGNVAIDAARTSLRLGAQKVTIAYRRSRNQMPADIEEVEQAQEEGIEFSFLTIPKEIKGENGVITGLDCIKAELIKKKGSDRLAPVPILGKDFTIRADAVIPAIGQYVDDNGMEAFDRVNWTRRGTIEVNHASMETTMPGVFAAGDAVSGPATVIEAIGGGRRAADAIDRYLNNIPQPRMPKIPVRHTIEPPVEMSADQKMTLKRPKMAMLNVDRRRTTFQQAELGYDEESVRREAGRCLRCDICRRCGKCVEICRDKMGIDALQLGYLDFDEPSQTDFKATAERCITCGACAANCENKAMVIEEKEGQRLLKLCGIILNKQEIQYCEKCHAVLPSKAYMQFIAQKTGNITKAPANGLLCDICQRKLSAKNHVATRPAKPK, from the coding sequence ATGGCGGAAAAAACCTGTCCGGTTCGACAAACCATTATCTATATTTCTGAACAGATCGGTTCAGGAGTTTTAACAGATCCCAGGGGAAGGAGAATCTCCGAACAGATTCTGCAGTTGACCGAAGAGATTGCAGAGGGTGCCGGCAGTTTGGATCACCTGTCTGCCATTGATTCTCTTGTCAAAGAATATTTTTATGAGAACAGCCCTTTGCCCAACCATGAAACCGGAAAAACTCTGAAAAACATCCTGAAGGAACACAGGGAGATCTTTCAAAGCCATATTGACTCAAGAAACTGCCCGTCCCACGACTGCGGCAAGCTGGCACCATCACCCTGCCAGATGGCCTGTCCGGCCGGAATTGATGTGCCCACCTACCTTGCACTGATCGCCCGGGGAAAGGATGCAAAGGCCATTGAAGTGATCCGGCGGGACAACCCTTTCCCCTGGGTGTGCGGCCTTGTTTGTACCCGGCCCTGTGAAATGATGTGCGTGCGTGCCAGGATTGACACGCCCATCTCCATTAAATTTCTCAAAGCCTTTGCAGCAGAAAGAGCCATGTCGGACCGGGCATATAAAAACCCTGAAAAAAAACCGGATAACGGCAAGCAAGTCTGTGTGGTAGGTGCCGGCCCGGGCGGTCTTTCAGCCGCCTACTATCTTGCTCTCATGGGATACAAGGTCAGGGTTATTGAGGCTCTTCCTTTTCCTGGCGGCATGCTCATGGTGGGCATTCCAAGATACCGTCTGCCAAGGGAGGTGATTGACAGGGAAGTGGCAATGATTGAGGAGCTTGGGGTCCAGATTTCCTATAACACCCGGTTTGGAAAGGATGTCACATTTGATGCCCTTAAAAAAGAAGGCTATGACGCATTCTTTATTGCCATTGGCGCTCATAAATCCTGGAGTCTGGACATTAAAGGAGAAAAAGACTTTCCAAAGGTTCTGGATGCCGTAACCTTTTTAAAGGACGTGGCCCTTGGCAATCACCATGCTCCTGGCAGACATGTGGTGATTGTCGGCGGTGGAAATGTGGCCATTGATGCTGCAAGAACCAGCCTGAGGCTTGGGGCTCAAAAGGTGACAATTGCCTACAGGCGATCCAGAAACCAGATGCCTGCGGATATTGAAGAAGTTGAACAGGCGCAAGAGGAGGGAATCGAGTTTTCTTTTCTCACCATTCCAAAAGAGATCAAAGGGGAAAATGGCGTGATCACAGGGCTTGACTGTATTAAAGCCGAACTGATCAAGAAAAAAGGCTCGGACAGGCTGGCCCCGGTGCCCATACTGGGAAAGGATTTCACCATCCGGGCAGATGCTGTGATCCCTGCCATTGGCCAGTATGTGGATGATAATGGCATGGAAGCCTTTGACCGGGTAAACTGGACCCGGAGGGGAACCATTGAGGTGAACCATGCCAGTATGGAAACCACCATGCCGGGTGTGTTTGCTGCCGGAGACGCAGTGTCCGGGCCTGCCACAGTGATTGAAGCCATTGGGGGCGGCAGAAGGGCAGCCGATGCCATTGACAGGTATCTGAACAATATTCCCCAGCCCAGGATGCCCAAAATTCCGGTAAGGCATACCATAGAGCCCCCTGTTGAAATGTCGGCCGACCAGAAAATGACACTGAAACGCCCAAAAATGGCCATGCTGAACGTGGACCGGCGGCGAACGACTTTTCAACAGGCAGAGCTGGGATATGATGAAGAAAGTGTCCGCCGGGAAGCAGGGCGTTGCCTGCGGTGCGATATCTGCCGCAGGTGCGGCAAATGTGTGGAAATCTGCCGTGACAAGATGGGGATTGATGCCCTGCAGCTTGGCTACCTGGATTTTGACGAACCGTCACAAACAGATTTTAAGGCCACTGCCGAACGATGCATTACCTGCGGGGCTTGTGCGGCAAACTGCGAAAACAAGGCCATGGTGATTGAAGAAAAAGAAGGGCAGCGGCTGTTGAAGCTGTGCGGCATTATTTTGAACAAACAAGAAATTCAATATTGTGAAAAATGCCATGCTGTTCTGCCTTCAAAAGCCTATATGCAGTTTATAGCCCAAAAAACAGGAAATATCACCAAAGCACCTGCTAACGGACTTTTATGCGATATTTGCCAGCGAAAATTGAGTGCAAAAAATCATGTGGCCACACGACCGGCAAAACCCAAATAA
- a CDS encoding 4Fe-4S dicluster domain-containing protein, producing MSKYYLFQDIKKCIGCHACEIQCKSNKNLPKGPKLCQIIQVGPKFIGGLPKMSFIFMPCFHCENPWCVSACPTGAMQKRPGDGIVFIDKELCVGCKTCVSACPWGAPQWNPETGKVEKCDYCKDRIDQGLKPACVTTCTTGCLKFGNVEDMTQIRRERHAASVASLENSSF from the coding sequence ATGAGTAAATATTATCTGTTCCAGGACATTAAAAAATGTATTGGATGCCATGCCTGTGAAATCCAGTGCAAGTCCAATAAGAATCTTCCCAAAGGGCCCAAACTCTGCCAGATCATCCAGGTGGGCCCCAAATTTATCGGAGGGCTGCCGAAAATGTCCTTTATTTTCATGCCCTGTTTTCACTGTGAAAATCCATGGTGTGTCTCTGCCTGTCCCACCGGGGCCATGCAGAAAAGACCCGGTGACGGTATTGTTTTTATTGACAAAGAGCTGTGCGTGGGCTGCAAAACCTGTGTATCGGCCTGTCCATGGGGGGCTCCCCAGTGGAACCCGGAAACGGGAAAAGTTGAAAAATGCGATTATTGCAAAGACAGAATTGATCAGGGATTAAAACCCGCCTGTGTAACCACCTGCACCACAGGCTGCCTGAAATTCGGTAACGTGGAAGATATGACCCAGATCCGCCGGGAACGGCATGCGGCATCTGTGGCATCCCTTGAAAACAGCAGTTTTTAA